In one Raphanus sativus cultivar WK10039 unplaced genomic scaffold, ASM80110v3 Scaffold5023, whole genome shotgun sequence genomic region, the following are encoded:
- the LOC108830321 gene encoding meiosis-specific protein ASY2-like, whose protein sequence is MASDRKKFSASDKGKAIRIDPDPSKAPSIGPKLMSSAIRAHRIVPTRVDSRDSDRAADGVLGEEEISRRGEKDGQGVALKEKSIATGNTIDRFVSMSRSDRSIPFRYCSDGSIAQLPDIAPELCRPSVVEGQDWRDVSPTKSTRESVRSLLKRLKARDVIFVVPRPDQRPWSPPIGYYCVYESLFGRESQLWFPIPRLITAYCARRDIALTQLMIGAVRIAVALMVMAAEVDISMSVRAYEELTQTQPRPNGFFAVQMRASVNVLTGHPSGSKQWHRSYFYVKADEAAFEEPPGKDFRVLWNRRLVIHPNTIGPPDNMWEDLPKLVTLSQERWGDFDCKRIGRQKERIRRVDWEIGNVPCEDTKGKRLPLPLMGIVPKVYPNYKDILKAQLGSESLHSMTSQEGKEDGEVRSDEGVVKDASAGEAGAQVDDAAAEGSIGKEDIDRPSEKRKKKKKRSSKKTTVRLDGEERLETESGCGGDERLEDEVREEGATEVLLDQTEPSRMKRKGAIDGGLEEPTRKRQKEYSDEDVLPQAVTQPTPRSVPWGGRDPPSKKPPVAPSEHLTFRYNKDVPFVNDHEACAELSRQVRGGARLMPEVSELAFPDRFAESAHADTVALARKNVLIFEYEMALRKMASDLAKAEDAIKRRDSLFDKTKKDVLEKATELVNTKNRLDRERQEDIDRAKALEGDLENARARITQLEQEKVEEAERAKKEMDRLRDSRLYEVKCERERVTASAAKRFAKFKKYIADRDIREGNLFLHGQAFGTVDSMDLLKEWGLKIPQKLRDILAVNETAIKKQLDDCVVEKITENDFELSPLRSDPARDVDDPFGSNVGSINSEVMASLRSSLEEDVALGAASQSIERKDFSADLDQDDETSIKGREADGVKGAGSGGDRVAGTAQV, encoded by the exons ATGGCGTCCGATCGAAAGAAATTCTCGGCGTCCGATAAGGGCAAAGCTATTCGGATCGATCCTGACCCTTCGAAGGCTCCATCGATCGGTCCGAAATTGATGAGTTCGGCTATTAGGGCTCACCGAATCGTTCCGACTAGGGTGGATTCCCGAGATTCAGATCGCGCCGCTGATGGAGTGTTGGGGGAAGAAGAGATTAGTCGCCGTGGGGAGAAAGATGGGCAGGGAGTTGCGCTTAAAGAGAAATCGATTGCGACGGGTAACACCATCGATCGCTTCGTGTCCATGAGTCGATCCGATCGATCGATCCCCTTTCGTTATTGCAGCGATGGATCGATCGCACAGTTACCAGACATTGCCCCAGAACTTTGTCGTCCGTCTGTCGTCGAAGGACAAGATTGGAGAGATGTCAGCCCGACCAAGTCTACTCGGGAGAGCGTTCGTTCTTTGCTGAAAAGGTTAAAGGCGAGAGATGTAATCTTCGTCGTTCCAAGGCCTGATCAACGACCATGGTCGCCGCCGATTGGGTACTACTGTGTTTATGAATCTCTCTTTGGTAGAGAATCCCAACTGTGGTTTCCCATTCCTCGTTTGATTACTGCCTATTGCGCCCGGCGTGACATTGCTTTGACCCAGCTGATGATTGGTGCGGTCAGAATCGCGGTTGCTTTGATGGTGATGGCAGCGGAGGTAGATATTTCGATGTCTGTTCGGGCTTATGAGGAGTTAACGCAGACGCAACCTAGACCGAATGGCTTTTTCGCGGTTCAGATGCGGGCTTCGGTTAATGTCTTAACTGGTCATCCATCGGGATCCAAACAGTGGCACCGttcttatttttatgttaaggcAGACGAAGCGGCCTTTGAAGAACCTCCCGGGAAAGACTTTAGGGTTTTGTGGAACCGCCGTCTCG TTATTCATCCAAACACTATCGGACCGCCGGACAACATGTGGGAGGATTTGCCGAAGCTCGTTACACTCAGTCAAGAAAGGTGGGGAGATTTCGATTGCAAGCGGATCGGTCGCCAGAAGGAACGGATTCGCAGAG ttgatTGGGAGATCGGGAACGTTCCGTGCGAAGATACGAAAGGGAAACGCCTGCCACTTCCGCTCATGGGGATTGTCCCGAAAGTGTACCCAAACTACAAAGACATCCTTAAGGCTCAACTAGGGAGTGAGAGCCTGCATTCGATGACTTCTCAAGAAGGGAAGGAAGACGGTGAAGTTCGTTCCGATGAGGGCGTTGTGAAGGATGCATCGGCTGGAGAGGCTGGGGCGCAGGTCGACGATGCCGCGGCGGAAGGATCGATCGGTAAAGAGGATATCGATCGCCCTtcggagaagaggaagaagaaaaagaagagatcTTCGAAGAAGACAACGGTCCGCCTAGATGGAGAAGAGAGACTTGAAACTGAGTCTGGCTGTGGCGGAGACGAGCGTCTGGAGGACGAAGTTCGTGAAGAAGGTGCGACGGAGGTTTTGTTGGATCAGACTGAACCGTCGAGGATGAAAAGGAAGGGAGCGATCGATGGAGGCTTGGAAGAGCCTACTAGGAAGAGACAGAAAGAGTATAGCGATGAAGACGTCCTTCCGCAAGCAGTGACTCAACCGACTCCGCGCAGCGTTCCATGGGGTGGGCGTGATCCCCCGTCGAAAAAGCCTCCCGTGGCTCCATCTGAGCATTTGACTTTTAGATACAACAAAGACGTGCCGTTTGTCAACGATCACGAAGCTTGCGCCGAACTGTCTCGTCAGGTTAGAGGCGGTGCTCGTTTGATGCCAGAGGTCTCTGAACTTGCGTTTCCGGATAGATTTGCCGAGTCGGCCCATGCAGACACAGTG GCCTTGGCTCGGAAGAACGTGCTCATATTCGAGTATGAGATGGCCTTGCGGAAGATGGCGTCTGATCTTGCTAAGGCGGAGGACGCGATCAAGAGGAGAGATTCATTGTTCGACAAGACTAAGAAAGACGTCCTTGAGAAGGCCACAGAGTTGGTCAACACGAAGAACCGTCTTGATCGCGAGCGCCAAGAGGATATCGATAGAGCCAAGGCGTTAGAAGGAGATTTGGAGAATGCTAGAGCTAGGATTACCCaattggagcaggaaaaggtcGAGGAGGCGGAGAGAGCCAAAAAGGAGATGGATCGCCTAAGGGACTCGCGCCTCTATGAAGTCAAATGCGAAAGGGAACGTGTCACGGCTTCGGCGGCAAAACGCTTCGCAAAGTTCAAGAAGTACATTGCCGATCGAGATATAAGGGAAGGGAACCTTTTTCTTCATGGCCAAGCCTTCGGGACCGTGGATTCGATGGATTTGTTGAAGGAATGGGGGCTGAAGATCCCACAGAAATTACGGGATATCCTTGCTGTCAATGAAACCGCAATCAAGAAGCAACTTGACGATTGCGTGGTGGAAAAAATCACTGAGAATGACTTTGAGCTTTCTCCTCTTCGATCGGACCCGGCTCGTGACGTCGATGATCCTTTCGGTTCAAACGTAGGATCGATCAATTCGGAGGTTATGGCGTCTCTTCGATCTTCTCTTGAGGAAGATGTTGCCTTAGGTGCTGCGAGCCAGTCGATCGAGCGAAAGGACTTCTCTGCGGACTTAGATCAAGACGATGAGACTTCTATTAAGGGACGCGAGGCTGATGGCGTGAAAGGAGCTGGATCGGGGGGAGATCGTGTTGCTGGGACTGCACAAGTGTGA